One window from the genome of Deltaproteobacteria bacterium encodes:
- a CDS encoding PEP/pyruvate-binding domain-containing protein, whose product MRKSVAFGLGALTSLAAVALVLAAVWLERGEPSAARREPAPIAEARTGAAPPEERPSLGLDVPRITSTRDFEAMATEGPSGVVLGRSVKFLIDARDPEARTVHFINGRFEGAVLNRRAPTLHYFFAVEVLGISMPRLDFDDVTYRAEEKTFVAGTVQEYRLVGEDTPTYAIQFTPQDPISEAELGRAVLQTAEHLSLPDARVVFVSTGLHQTTETVGAQLEAKGVKVLALDQVLGAVEYLPMNPGEAWGILRVFPEDLEDLTAEDIPVFDELPLDLSVVAATITRAVQDNGSHINLKAKERGTPNMVLRSAGPRHPRLASLADRPVHLRVEAGGYTLEPSTLAEVRARRAERSSLPWQPLQLDREAGLASFDSMCGEEASACLKATGKWGGKAAKLGFLRHGSVVGEIGLFGLAEMLGYEPTPRGVGVPVVTYHDFVAANPDLASALATFIAREKAGTSSPRERREAIAKLQALFMGGRFPPGVVQEIRDMAISVFPEGTRDLKVRSSANAEDLPGFDGAGLYDSFRASLSATPGPCRRVVDPRTREVSIRPRTLECVIKGVYASLWNRRAVEERSYARVDHATAGMGLAIVPRYRQLGDIVANVVVITRPINASGVFGYTLSSQRGNSLVTNPEPGTHAESIAVGLLPYEEATFSVVRFARPDPGGPELRRTVMSKNEMLVLLEIVKRVEVAYCLADPAYYPASEGCPNVIYDDEKPTALDLELKLYADGRFLLKQVREFGGR is encoded by the coding sequence GTGAGGAAGAGCGTCGCCTTCGGGCTCGGGGCCCTGACCTCGCTGGCCGCGGTCGCCCTGGTCCTCGCCGCGGTGTGGCTCGAGCGAGGGGAGCCCTCGGCCGCGCGCCGGGAGCCCGCGCCGATCGCGGAGGCGAGGACCGGCGCGGCGCCACCGGAGGAGCGGCCCTCCCTCGGCCTCGACGTCCCCCGGATCACCTCCACCCGAGACTTCGAGGCCATGGCGACCGAGGGGCCCTCCGGGGTGGTGCTCGGCCGATCGGTGAAGTTCCTCATCGACGCCCGGGATCCGGAGGCGCGCACCGTGCACTTCATCAACGGGCGCTTCGAGGGCGCGGTCCTCAACCGGAGGGCGCCCACCCTGCACTACTTCTTCGCGGTGGAGGTGCTGGGCATCTCGATGCCCCGCCTCGACTTCGACGACGTCACCTACCGCGCGGAAGAGAAGACCTTCGTCGCGGGCACGGTGCAGGAGTACCGGCTCGTCGGTGAGGACACGCCCACCTACGCCATCCAGTTCACTCCCCAGGATCCGATCTCGGAGGCCGAGCTCGGCCGGGCGGTGCTCCAGACCGCCGAGCACCTCTCCCTGCCGGACGCGCGTGTCGTCTTCGTGTCGACCGGCCTGCACCAGACGACCGAGACCGTGGGGGCGCAGCTCGAGGCGAAGGGAGTGAAGGTGCTGGCCCTCGACCAGGTCCTCGGCGCGGTCGAGTACCTGCCGATGAACCCGGGAGAGGCCTGGGGAATCCTGCGGGTCTTCCCGGAGGACCTCGAGGACCTCACCGCCGAGGACATCCCGGTCTTCGACGAGCTGCCCCTCGACCTCTCGGTCGTCGCGGCGACGATCACCCGCGCGGTGCAGGACAACGGCTCGCACATCAACCTCAAGGCCAAGGAGCGGGGGACCCCGAACATGGTCCTGCGCTCCGCCGGCCCCCGGCACCCGCGCCTCGCCTCGCTCGCGGACCGGCCGGTCCACCTCCGGGTGGAGGCCGGGGGCTACACCCTGGAGCCCTCCACCCTGGCGGAGGTCCGGGCCCGGCGCGCTGAGCGCAGCTCGCTCCCCTGGCAGCCCCTGCAGCTCGATCGCGAGGCGGGCCTGGCCTCCTTCGACTCGATGTGCGGCGAAGAGGCGTCGGCCTGCCTGAAGGCGACGGGCAAGTGGGGCGGCAAGGCCGCTAAGCTCGGCTTCCTCCGGCACGGGTCGGTGGTGGGCGAGATCGGGCTCTTCGGGCTCGCGGAGATGCTCGGCTACGAGCCGACCCCCCGCGGCGTCGGGGTGCCGGTGGTGACCTACCACGACTTCGTGGCCGCGAACCCCGACCTCGCCTCGGCGCTCGCCACCTTCATCGCCCGGGAGAAGGCCGGCACCAGCTCCCCTCGCGAGCGGCGAGAGGCCATCGCGAAGCTCCAGGCGCTCTTCATGGGGGGGCGCTTCCCTCCCGGCGTGGTGCAGGAGATCCGGGACATGGCGATCTCCGTCTTCCCGGAGGGGACCCGCGACCTGAAGGTCCGCTCCTCGGCCAACGCCGAGGATCTCCCGGGCTTCGACGGGGCCGGCCTCTACGACAGCTTCCGGGCGAGCCTCTCGGCCACGCCCGGTCCCTGCCGGCGGGTCGTCGACCCGCGCACCCGCGAGGTGAGCATCCGGCCGCGCACCCTGGAGTGCGTGATCAAGGGCGTCTACGCCAGCCTCTGGAACAGGCGGGCGGTCGAGGAGCGCAGCTACGCCCGGGTGGATCATGCCACCGCGGGGATGGGGCTCGCCATCGTCCCTCGCTACCGGCAGCTGGGCGACATCGTGGCGAACGTGGTGGTCATCACCCGGCCGATCAACGCGAGCGGCGTCTTCGGCTACACCCTCTCCAGCCAGCGGGGGAACAGCCTGGTGACGAACCCCGAACCGGGGACCCACGCCGAGTCGATCGCCGTCGGCCTGCTGCCCTACGAGGAGGCCACCTTCTCGGTGGTCCGCTTCGCCCGGCCCGACCCCGGAGGCCCCGAGCTGCGCCGGACCGTGATGAGCAAGAACGAGATGCTGGTCCTGCTGGAGATCGTGAAGCGGGTGGAGGTCGCCTATTGCCTGGCGGATCCCGCCTACTATCCGGCCTCCGAGGGCTGCCCGAACGTGATCTACGACGACGAGAAGCCCACCGCGCTCGATCTCGAGCTCAAGCTCTACGCCGACGGGCGCTTCCTCCTGAAGCAGGTGCGCGAGTTCGGTGGGCGTTGA